In Paenibacillus guangzhouensis, a single window of DNA contains:
- a CDS encoding discoidin domain-containing protein gives MLLSFVLLFSIVFSVHPQVMFAEGDGGTDEIVQTAPENPVPGTQPDLPTAPPPEDMPDAIVSPDMPNAQEIVPAAASSGARENYALHKQVKVSGNEVDYAHFPKNAVDGDITSRWSSDKFDDQWFEVDLGEKKDVGQVIIRWQTPANSYRVLTSVYGEEWEPVLQNDSDLINCKGGTEIINFPSREARYVKFEGVERKPVDGILYGYSFYEFEVYSEDPLVKVINQIKGIEPLNQGQTRFPFPAMPEGYQVSIYGSDALPVIDKQGVIHTPLVDQMVHVMLQVQNINDPTQKAITPDYEVMVPGLYQQTGGLNPEPKVVPSLREWYGGNGYFELKKDAHIVYNNEALAKTAAITQEDLKAITGWDIPVVQGAPSAGDIYLAIDSNDTTLGEEGYFLDVADMVSIKALAVKGVFGGTRSVLQILKADAAHQNIPTGQSRDYPKYETRGFMIDVARKFYTIDFLRDYVKMMAWYKMTDLQIHLNDDVGSPLPPNNQRAAFRLESELYPGLASKNGHYTKEEFRDLQRLGQDYGINIIPEIDTPGHSRVFTTYNKDLGNDSHLDISKPETVEFVKNLFAEYIDGYNGGEPTFLGPDVQIGTDEYSGPTEDFRKYMDTMIKFINDKGKHPILWGGMQAYAGKTPISNQATMAIWHLPYGGPSQAIELGYDIINTNNSYLYLVPRLYADYLNASLLYNEWEPVKWYGETLPFGHPKLKGGMLALWNDISYEAGLSSDDTHVRLVPAIQVLSEKMWHGARSDVDYDTFVKTAEKMGDAPNTQLTYDVKVNNAEGIVLNYSFENNFNDASGNGYHATGTNVDFVKGRYGQAAHFNGGASYLETPLNSLGFGWTVSMWINPDQDNPDDAVLMESPAGTVKLKQGQTGKLGFSKEGYNSVFNYEVPAGQWTHILLTGDSNGVSLYVNGNEYVEKLAQPVQRIQTLVLPVAKIGSATNAFKGTIDNLQVYNRFTPLLDVNNYALHQPTDASGLEAAWVPSSQAVDGNMLSRWSSTYKDDSWFTVDLGKTQNISKVVIGWETAAKRFKILYSTDNVTWNNVMEDDQILTASDKRETSTIKFEPKQARYVKFQGVERMPVYGEYYGYSIYEFEVYGEDLMVPYKQLIDAAEKLVERSEKENKGNKELRKQLMFLLDRYPYHFETVVEKLRGLNDLFEKSFSETEPKPENPNPENPGPGSTTTSGGNVQPPAVKEGEATIQAGKAGTVSLGNQINISIPAGAVKATTKVQLKKIDNAADLLKQQPNVLSPVFELSKDGQGDFEKPIQISLAFDAGKLGKDQQAFVFQYDKAASRWVELGGTVTGSTIQADTRSVGIFAVFAVDRKPAESKPVFQDIADHWAAKDIQAAVQRGMTNGYPDGTFRPDQSVTRAEFTVWLTKAMQLSGEGHAKVFADQASIPAWASEAVAQAIELGLIQGYADQRFMPNQPISRAEMVTMVARALKLSTDDSTRTSFADDKLIPAWALGAIDAAVQQGWIQGRGSNQFAPNASTTRAESMKVLLKAFPGKE, from the coding sequence TTGTTATTATCATTTGTACTCTTATTTTCGATCGTATTTTCCGTTCACCCGCAAGTGATGTTTGCAGAAGGAGACGGGGGGACGGACGAGATTGTGCAGACGGCACCGGAGAACCCGGTACCAGGGACTCAGCCAGACTTACCGACGGCACCTCCTCCGGAAGATATGCCGGATGCGATCGTCTCACCTGACATGCCTAACGCGCAAGAAATTGTACCGGCAGCAGCGTCAAGCGGCGCAAGGGAAAATTATGCGCTACATAAGCAAGTTAAGGTATCGGGCAATGAAGTCGACTATGCACATTTCCCTAAAAACGCTGTCGATGGCGATATAACGAGTCGTTGGTCTTCTGACAAATTCGATGATCAGTGGTTCGAAGTGGATCTAGGCGAGAAGAAAGACGTTGGCCAAGTCATCATCCGCTGGCAGACGCCAGCAAATTCTTACCGCGTCCTCACGTCCGTCTATGGGGAAGAATGGGAGCCTGTCCTACAGAACGACAGCGATCTCATCAACTGCAAAGGCGGGACGGAAATCATCAATTTCCCGTCGCGGGAAGCGAGATACGTGAAGTTCGAGGGGGTCGAACGCAAACCGGTCGATGGCATTCTGTACGGCTATTCGTTCTATGAGTTCGAAGTGTACAGCGAAGATCCGCTGGTCAAAGTGATCAATCAAATCAAGGGCATTGAGCCGCTCAATCAAGGACAGACGCGGTTCCCGTTCCCTGCGATGCCGGAAGGCTATCAGGTATCCATTTACGGATCGGATGCGCTGCCGGTCATCGATAAGCAAGGCGTCATCCATACGCCGCTCGTCGATCAAATGGTTCACGTGATGCTGCAAGTGCAGAACATAAATGATCCGACGCAGAAGGCAATTACACCAGATTATGAGGTCATGGTGCCAGGATTGTATCAGCAGACGGGAGGCTTGAATCCAGAGCCGAAGGTCGTTCCATCGCTGCGTGAATGGTATGGAGGCAATGGTTATTTCGAGCTAAAGAAAGATGCGCATATTGTCTATAACAACGAGGCGCTAGCGAAGACGGCTGCCATTACGCAAGAAGATTTGAAAGCGATTACGGGATGGGATATTCCTGTGGTGCAGGGGGCTCCGTCCGCAGGCGATATCTACTTGGCTATTGATTCGAACGATACGACCTTAGGTGAGGAAGGCTATTTTCTGGATGTCGCTGATATGGTATCGATTAAGGCGTTGGCGGTAAAAGGCGTCTTCGGCGGTACGCGTTCCGTACTGCAGATTCTGAAAGCAGATGCGGCTCATCAGAACATTCCGACGGGACAGTCCCGCGACTATCCGAAATACGAGACACGCGGATTCATGATCGACGTGGCACGCAAGTTCTATACGATTGATTTCTTGCGTGATTACGTGAAGATGATGGCCTGGTACAAAATGACCGACCTGCAAATTCACTTGAATGACGATGTTGGGTCTCCATTGCCGCCGAACAACCAGCGTGCAGCGTTCAGGCTGGAGAGCGAGCTCTACCCAGGGCTGGCGAGTAAGAACGGCCACTATACGAAGGAAGAGTTCCGCGATTTGCAGCGGTTAGGGCAAGATTACGGCATTAACATCATTCCGGAGATCGATACGCCAGGACACTCACGTGTGTTTACAACGTATAACAAGGATCTTGGCAACGATTCGCATCTGGATATCTCCAAGCCGGAAACGGTCGAGTTCGTGAAGAACCTCTTCGCTGAGTATATCGACGGCTACAACGGCGGGGAACCGACCTTCCTCGGCCCTGACGTTCAAATTGGAACGGACGAATACTCGGGTCCTACGGAAGATTTTCGTAAGTATATGGACACGATGATCAAGTTCATCAATGACAAGGGCAAGCATCCAATCTTATGGGGCGGCATGCAAGCTTATGCTGGGAAGACACCGATCAGCAACCAAGCGACGATGGCGATCTGGCATTTGCCGTATGGCGGGCCAAGTCAGGCGATCGAACTAGGCTATGACATCATTAACACAAATAACAGCTATTTGTATCTCGTACCGCGGCTGTATGCGGATTATTTAAATGCCTCACTGCTGTATAACGAATGGGAGCCAGTGAAATGGTACGGCGAAACATTGCCATTCGGTCATCCTAAATTAAAGGGAGGCATGCTCGCACTTTGGAATGATATTTCGTACGAGGCAGGACTGTCCTCCGACGATACGCATGTCCGCTTAGTACCCGCCATCCAGGTGTTGTCCGAGAAAATGTGGCATGGCGCGAGAAGCGACGTGGACTACGATACCTTCGTGAAGACGGCCGAGAAAATGGGCGATGCGCCGAATACGCAACTTACTTATGACGTCAAAGTCAACAATGCGGAAGGGATCGTCCTTAATTATTCGTTCGAGAACAATTTCAATGACGCTTCTGGTAACGGATATCATGCAACAGGTACGAACGTTGACTTTGTTAAAGGAAGATATGGGCAAGCCGCGCATTTCAACGGCGGCGCGAGTTATTTGGAGACTCCGCTAAATAGCTTAGGCTTCGGTTGGACCGTCTCGATGTGGATTAATCCGGATCAAGACAATCCGGATGATGCCGTCTTGATGGAGTCTCCTGCGGGAACGGTGAAGCTAAAGCAAGGCCAAACAGGTAAGTTAGGGTTTTCGAAAGAAGGATATAACAGCGTTTTCAACTATGAAGTGCCTGCTGGCCAATGGACACATATTCTCCTCACAGGGGATAGTAACGGCGTCTCGCTCTATGTGAACGGCAATGAATACGTTGAGAAGCTGGCGCAGCCTGTACAGCGCATTCAGACGCTTGTCCTGCCTGTTGCGAAAATCGGCAGTGCAACCAACGCGTTCAAAGGAACAATCGATAATCTGCAAGTCTATAATCGGTTCACTCCGCTGCTTGATGTGAACAATTATGCGCTGCACCAGCCAACCGATGCGTCGGGATTGGAGGCGGCATGGGTTCCTTCGAGTCAAGCCGTTGATGGTAATATGCTCTCACGTTGGTCGAGTACGTACAAAGACGATTCGTGGTTCACTGTTGACCTGGGCAAAACGCAAAATATTAGTAAAGTCGTTATCGGATGGGAGACAGCCGCGAAACGGTTCAAGATTCTCTACTCTACCGACAACGTAACATGGAATAATGTAATGGAAGACGATCAAATTCTGACGGCTAGCGATAAGCGGGAGACGAGTACAATTAAATTCGAGCCGAAGCAGGCCAGGTACGTGAAATTCCAAGGCGTAGAGCGCATGCCGGTCTATGGCGAATACTACGGCTATTCCATCTATGAGTTCGAAGTGTACGGGGAAGATCTGATGGTACCGTATAAACAATTAATCGACGCAGCCGAGAAATTGGTCGAGAGAAGTGAAAAGGAAAACAAAGGGAACAAGGAACTTCGTAAACAATTGATGTTCCTGCTCGATCGATACCCGTATCATTTTGAGACAGTCGTGGAGAAACTCCGCGGTCTGAATGACCTGTTTGAGAAATCATTCAGTGAAACGGAGCCAAAACCAGAAAATCCAAATCCTGAAAATCCTGGGCCTGGCTCAACTACAACGTCCGGAGGCAACGTCCAACCGCCAGCCGTGAAGGAAGGCGAAGCGACAATTCAAGCCGGCAAAGCGGGAACGGTCAGCTTAGGAAATCAGATCAACATCTCTATTCCGGCAGGCGCCGTCAAAGCAACGACGAAGGTGCAGCTGAAGAAAATCGACAATGCCGCTGATTTACTGAAGCAGCAGCCGAATGTCTTAAGTCCGGTATTCGAATTGTCGAAGGATGGGCAGGGCGACTTCGAGAAGCCGATCCAGATCAGCTTGGCATTCGATGCCGGTAAGCTAGGCAAAGACCAACAAGCATTCGTGTTCCAATACGATAAAGCAGCTTCGCGTTGGGTGGAACTCGGCGGCACGGTAACGGGCAGTACGATCCAAGCGGATACGCGCAGTGTCGGGATTTTCGCCGTCTTCGCCGTCGATCGTAAGCCAGCCGAGTCCAAACCTGTCTTCCAGGACATCGCAGATCACTGGGCTGCGAAGGATATTCAAGCAGCCGTACAGCGTGGCATGACGAACGGATACCCGGATGGAACATTCCGACCGGATCAGTCCGTAACGCGCGCGGAGTTCACGGTATGGCTCACGAAGGCAATGCAGCTGAGCGGTGAAGGGCATGCGAAGGTGTTCGCAGATCAAGCCTCGATCCCAGCATGGGCGAGCGAAGCTGTGGCGCAAGCTATAGAACTCGGACTCATTCAAGGGTATGCGGATCAGCGGTTCATGCCGAACCAGCCGATTAGCCGCGCAGAGATGGTGACGATGGTCGCAAGAGCCTTGAAGCTGTCGACTGATGACAGCACAAGAACGAGCTTCGCGGACGACAAGCTCATCCCGGCATGGGCGCTCGGAGCCATTGATGCAGCCGTGCAGCAAGGCTGGATTCAAGGGCGAGGCAGCAACCAATTCGCACCGAATGCGTCTACGACGCGTGCGGAGTCGATGAAGGTGTTGCTGAAGGCTTTCCCAGGCAAGGAATAG